A genomic stretch from Helianthus annuus cultivar XRQ/B chromosome 1, HanXRQr2.0-SUNRISE, whole genome shotgun sequence includes:
- the LOC110876143 gene encoding probably inactive leucine-rich repeat receptor-like protein kinase At3g28040 — MGYLQFFIFALISVSSLRSCKGIDHDGSNDNNDDDVIGLIAFKADIIDSSSHLSSWNQDDISPCSWKFITCNPATGRVTELSLIGLNLSGKIGRGLEKVQNLQVLNLAHNNFTGSLNLQLSLLNNLESVNLSRNGLSGNIPPFLTNSRRLKFLDLSKNSLSGPVPDEFFLSCSSLRVLSLSGNNINGPIPNSVSQCTTLNHLNLSKNRFSGSPNFAAGLWLLTRIRTLDLSHNTLTGRVPDGVSNLHYLKELFLQGNHFSGGLPSDLGLCSHLRKLDLSNNLFTESVPVSIQGLSSLTYLNLANNVLTGDFPEWIGELNGLEYLDVSGNGLTGTLPESVGGLGVLTYMSLSGNNISGNIPKSLIYSSKLSVVRLRGNRFNGSIPEGMFELGLSQIDLSRNQLTGSVPPGSSRLFETLESMDLSANGLTGDIPAEMGLLSKLRYLNLSWNNFETRMPLKLGYFENLTVLDLRNGAFHGSLPADICDSGSLQILQLDGNDLTGTIPEEIGKCSSLYLLSMSHNDFRGFIPRSMSRLKKLKILKLDSNQLSGEIPQELGELENLLAVNISYNRLQGRLPDRGIFPSLQASSLEGNMGICSPFLKGPCKMDVPKPLVLDPFSYANQMGNHEGGTKSSKGSKHHKFLSTSVIIAILAAVLISIGVLVISLLNISARKRLQFVGNALESCSSSSRSTRSLTIGKLVWFDSKIAPGWVANPETLLHKAAEIGKGVFGNVYKASLGEEGRDLAIKSLVVSNMIQYPEDFDREVRVLGKARHPNLVSVKGYYWTPSLQLLVTDYAPNGSLQAKLHEWSTSSQPLSWTKRFKILLGTAKGLAHLHHSFRPPIVHYNLKPSNILLDDDFNPKISDYGLTRIVAKLDKQVMSNRFQSALGYVAPELACQSLRVNEKCDVYGFGVLILEVVTGRRPVEYGDDNVLILEEQVKMMLEEGNVLECVDESMGRYPEEEVLPVLKLALVCTSQIPSSRPSMAEVIQILHVIKTPVPHRMEAY; from the exons ATGGGCTATcttcaatttttcatttttgcATTAATCTCAGTGTCTTCATTGAGATCTTGCAAAGGCATTGATCATGATGGTAGTAAtgataataatgatgatgatgttataGGACTTATAGCATTCAAAGCAGACATTATTGACTCATCATCACATCTATCATCATGGAATCAAGATGACATCTCCCCATGTTCTTGGAAGTTCATAACATGTAATCCGGCAACCGGAAGAGTCACCGAGCTGTCGTTAATCGGCTTAAATCTCTCCGGAAAGATCGGTAGAGGCCTCGAAAAGGTTCAAAACCTCCAGGTACTAAATCTAGCTCATAACAACTTTACAGGAAGCCTTAACCTTCAGTTGTCATTACTAAACAATCTGGAAAGCGTTAATCTTTCGCGTAACGGGCTTTCTGGTAACATCCCGCCTTTTTTAACCAACTCTAGGAGGTTAAAGTTTCTTGATTTGTCGAAAAACTCATTATCTGGCCCGGTTCCTGATGAGTTTTTCTTAAGCTGTTCGTCTCTTCGAGTACTTTCGTTGTCCGGAAATAACATTAACGGGCCAATTCCTAACTCGGTTTCTCAATGTACCACTCTTAACCATCTTAATCTTTCCAAAAACCGGTTTTCTGGTAGTCCCAACTTCGCTGCGGGTCTTTGGTTGTTGACCCGGATCAGAACGTTGGATCTTTCGCATAACACATTAACGGGTCGTGTACCAGATGGCGTATCAAACTTGCATTACTTGAAAGAGCTTTTCCTACAAGGGAATCATTTCTCAGGTGGTTTGCCTTCTGATTTAGGATTATGCTCACATTTAAGGAAGTTAGATTTGAGTAATAATCTGTTTACAGAATCAGTTCCAGTATCTATTCAGGGTCTTTCGTCTCTAACTTATTTAAATCTAGCGAATAATGTATTAACCGGCGATTTTCCTGAATGGATCGGGGAACTAAACGGTTTGGAATACTTGGATGTTTCGGGCAATGGGTTGACCGGAACACTCCCGGAGTCAGTTGGGGGTTTAGGGGTACTCACTTACATGAGTCTTTCGGGTAACAACATAAGTGGGAATATTCCTAAGTCGTTGATCTACTCGAGTAAGCTCTCTGTGGTTCGGTTAAGAGGGAATAGATTCAATGGTAGCATACCCGAGGGTATGTTTGAGCTCGGGTTGAGCCAGATTGATCTTTCGAGGAACCAGTTGACCGGTTCGGTCCCTCCTGGTTCTAGTCGGCTTTTTGAGACTCTTGAGTCTATGGATCTGTCTGCAAACGGGCTAACGGGTGACATTCCGGCTGAAATGGGACTTTTGTCCAAGTTGAGATACTTGAACTTGTCATGGAATAATTTTGAGACAAGAATGCCCCTGAAGCTTGGGTATTTTGAGAATCTAACGGTGTTGGATCTACGAAATGGAGCGTTTCATGGGTCACTCCCCGCTGATATATGCGACTCTGGAAGCCTACAAATTTTGCAACTCGATGGAAATGATTTAACGGGAACGATACCTGAAGAGATCGGGAAGTGTTCATCCCTCTACTTGCT GAGCATGTCCCACAACGATTTCCGGGGATTTATTCCAAGATCAATGTCACGTCTGAAAAAACTCAAGATTCTCAAACTAGATTCGAACCAGCTAAGTGGCGAGATACCACAAGAGCTAGGCGAATTAGAAAACCTGTTAGCGGTAAACATATCCTACAACCGACTACAAGGAAGGCTTCCCGATAGAGGCATATTTCCAAGCTTACAGGCAAGTTCTTTAGAGGGTAATATGGGCATTTGCTCACCATTTCTAAAAGGACCATGTAAAATGGATGTCCCAAAGCCTTTAGTTCTTGACCCGTTTTCATACGCGAATCAAATGGGAAATCATGAAGGGGGAACGAAATCTTCGAAAGGTTCTAAGCATCATAAGTTTCTTAGTACGTCGGTTATAATCGCTATTTTAGCGGCTGTTTTGATCTCCATTGGTGTGCTGGTGATAAGCTTACTCAACATTTCAGCAAGAAAACGGCTGCAGTTTGTTGGTAACGCGCTTGAGAGTTGCTCGAGCTCATCTCGCTCTACACGCAGCCTAACGATCGGGAAGCTTGTTTGGTTTGATTCCAAGATTGCCCCTGGTTGGGTTGCTAACCCGGAAACATTGCTACACAAGGCAGCTGAGATCGGGAAGGGTGTTTTTGGAAATGTTTACAAGGCTTCGTTAGGCGAAGAGGGTAGAGATCTTGCAATCAAAAGCCTTGTTGTATCGAACATGATTCAGTATCCGGAAGATTTCGATCGAGAGGTTCGAGTTTTAGGGAAAGCAAGACATCCGAATCTCGTGTCGGTGAAAGGATATTACTGGACTCCTAGCTTGCAGCTTCTAGTGACGGATTACGCGCCTAATGGTAGCTTGCAAGCCAAGCTACATGAATGGTCAACGTCGAGTCAACCTCTTTCGTGGACGAAGCGGTTCAAGATCTTGCTAGGGACAGCAAAGGGTCTGGCCCACTTGCACCATTCGTTCCGCCCGCCTATCGTTCATTACAATCTCAAACCTAGTAACATTCTTCTAGACGATGACTTCAATCCGAAAATATCGGATTATGGTTTGACTAGAATCGTGGCGAAACTTGACAAGCAAGTAATGAGCAACCGGTTTCAAAGTGCATTAGGATATGTGGCTCCAGAGTTAGCTTGTCAAAGCTTACGCGTCAATGAGAAATGTGACGTTTATGGCTTCGGGGTCTTGATTCTTGAGGTTGTTACGGGTAGACGGCCAGTTGAGTATGGAGACGACAATGTGTTGATACTTGAGGAGCAAGTTAAGATGATGCTAGAAGAAGGGAATGTTCTAGAATGTGTTGATGAGAGCATGGGGCGGTATCCGGAAGAAGAGGTTTTGCCGGTTCTTAAACTGGCATTGGTATGCACTTCTCAGATACCTTCGAGCAGGCCTTCGATGGCGGAAGTGATCCAGATATTACATGTCATCAAGACCCCTGTTCCTCATCGAATGGAAGCGTATTAA